The genomic region TCTGTGGTGAGATGCGGCGATTGCCCAGCGTAGATCTCTTAATTCCACTGGCGTGGTCGGAGCCCTATGGCGAATTGCCGGTGACCAAACTTTTTTTTGAATGGTTCACTCCATTTGTTTGCGCTGCTTCAGCGCCTTCTTCGCGCTAGCCCTGACGCAGCCATTGAGCGCCTTCGTGAAGGCATTGGAGGTTCTGGCGACCGACCGCAATGGCGTGTAAAAGAGCCAACGTAGGCTTCCGCCCCGACCAAAAAAATCGCTGTCGACTTCAGATTGAACCGCATGTAGCTGCCCGCCAGCTAAGGGGCTAAAGCGCGTCCATTCGACGAACTCAACCGCGAAAAGGTCAGGAGCTTCGGTAAGTAATTGCGAGAAGGTTTAGCTATCTGCCCTCGGTTGCCTCCTTTTCAAAGGATTCGGTGATCTCGTTTCTCCGACCAATGATCGAACCGAGCTTGGCGCATTCGACAACTCGTTCACTGAGTGGCGCGCCGACGCTGGCTCTTGCCATCGGAGTGCAATCGCCTCGGCGAGCGTTACGGGCGGGTTCAGACGAAGTTCTGCTTGAGCAAGACGGCTGGGCCGTTTGCTGGAATTATGCCACCAAAATACAATCTATTTGATTAGATGACGACTCGGCCTCACGACAATCCATCGCCAAATCAGATCGGTCCATCACATTAGTTGGTGGTTGCGCTTGGATGCGCCGCCGAGGTTGCGAACAAGGTTGCAGCGGAACCGCCGGTCACGGGAGGCCACGGTTATCGCCTCAGCCTCATCGAGCGCTCCTTCTGAGATGCGGGGGAGCCATCGCATGGGACCTTCGAACGTGATTGCTCCTGACTGGATCGGCAAAGTAGCCCTACCGCCTCAGCATTTATTAATGAGTCTGCACCCTGCTAATAGTAGCGTTATAGTCAGTGGTTTGACGGTCAGAGCGAATGGCATGCTTGGCACATGAAAACTCGTGCGCTAGCACTACTTTGGGTGCGCCGGGAGACCGGCAAGGAGGAGATGGTGAAAGTCCATTGCGATGAAGGTGTAGCGAACCACATCGGCCCCGAGCCGTGCGCAGGCGTCCGCGAGGGTGTCGGCGAAGCGTCGGTAGGGGAGCATGCAGGCCAGCCATTGAGCCGCGAAACAGTGTTATCTCGGGAGCCGACGCTGTCCAAAGAGCGGAAGGCAACATGGATGAGTGCGCAATTGCGAGCACCCGTCCAACCCGGCGTGGTCGTAGACCCTGGCATGCATGGAAGCTCCTTGTACGGGAACCGGGATATCTCCGGGTCGGCCATCTTCCTCCTCGGAGGAGGTGGTCCGCAGCGGGAAGGCGAGGAGCCGTAGCCGCTGATGCATGACACGGAGAAGTCTGACTCTGGCATAGTAGCTGAGAAGCCGACGAACAAAGCTGGATTACTGGCGGCGGAGTGGGCGGAGCCAAGGCCGGGGACCAAGGGAAACGCGGAACAGCAGCGCATGCACCGGACACAGGGCCGGGCTCGCATGACCCAGTCGCTGGACCGCGTACGGACAGCCGCAAGGCTGAGGAAGAAGGACCGGTTCACCGCGCTCTTTCACCACATCAATGTCGATACACTGCGGGCGGCGTTCTTTGCGCTCAGGCGTAGGGCTGCTCCCGGAGTGGATGGCATGACGTGGCAGGACTACGAGGAAGATCTCGAGCCCCGGCTCGCCGATCTGCACAAACGGGTCCAACGAGGAACGTACCGCCCGCAACCGTCTCGCCGGACGTACATACCAAAAGCAGACGGCAAGCAGCGTCCGTTAGCGATCGCGGCTCTCGAAGACAAAATCGTCCAGGGGGCCACCGTCATCGTGCTCAACGCCATCTACGAAGGAGACTTCTGTGGCTTTTCCTACGGGTTTCGGCCCGGCAGAGGACCACATGATGCGTTGGACGCGCTCTGCACAGCGATCGAGACGCGGCAGGTGAACTGGATCATTGACGCCGACATCCAAAATTTCTTTGGCGCAGTCAGTCAACCTTGGCTGGTTCGCTTCTTGGAACATAGGATCGGCGACAAGCGCATCATCCGCCTCATTCAGAAATGGCTGAAGGCGGGTATTCTCGAAGACGGCGTCGTAACCGCTGATGACAGGGGAACGGGTCAAGGTTCGGTGATTTCACCGCTCCTTGGCAACATCTACCTGCACTACGCTCTCGACCTGTGGGCCAAACGCTGGCGACAGCGCGAGGTCTCCGGCGGCATGATCATCGTGCGTTACGCGGACGATGTAGTAGTCGGCTTTGAGCGCGAGGATGACGCACGTCGTTTCCTTGACGCGATGCGCGCGAGACTGGAGGAGTTCGAGCTGACGCTCCATCCGGCCAAGACCCGCCTGATTGAGTTTGGTCGCCATGCGGCGGCTCAACGCAAGCAGCGCGGACTCGGAAAGCCGGAAACCTTTGCGTTCATGGGGTTCACGTTTATCTGCGGCAAATCACGCCGAGGGCGCTTCCAGCTTCAACGGAAGACCCGTGGCGACCGCATGCGAACCAAACTCCGCGAAATCAAGGAGGAGCTGAGGCGCCGAATGCACTGGCCGATCCCTGCACAGGGGAGATGGCTGAGGCAGGTCTTGACCGGCCACTTTGCGTACTTTGCTGTTCCGACGAATGGCCGAGCGCTCAATGCGTTTCGGTTCTACCTGACCGATCTCTGGAGGCGTACGCTTCGGCGGCGCAGTCAGCGGACCTGTCTGACCTGGGATCGCATAACGCAGATCACCGACGACTGGCTTCCCAAGGCTCGCATCCTTCATCCATGGCCGAAGCTGCGCTTCGCCGTCAAACACCCGAGGTAGGAGCCCGGTGCCTTAATTGGGCTCGCCGGGATCTGCGCGGGGGGCGCCCAGTGATGGGTGTCCCTACCGCGAACAGATTATTTGATTTTGCCGCGTTTTATAGGATTGAACGAAGCCGCTGGCGCGGCATGTAGGGAGGCATGGCAAGGATTGCCTCCTGTCTGAGAGGATTGCGGGTTTTCGAAGCCCAACCCTTTAGACAGGAGGTTTTCCGATGGCTGAGATCAGCCCACTTCGCCGCCGCATGATCGAGGACATGACGGTCCGCAATCTGTCACCGGCGACGCAGCAATCCTACCTCAACGCCGTAGCGAAGTTGAGCCGATATTTCGGTCGTTCTCCCGACCGGCTCGACCTCGAGGATATCCGTGCCTTCCAGGTACATCTGGTTGCGACGGGGATGTCCTGGCCGGCACTGAACCAGATCGTCTGCGCACTGCGGTTCTTCTACGGTGTGACGCTTGGTCATGACACCGTTCCGGAGCGCATCGCCTATGCGCGTAAACCGCGCAAACTACCGGTCGTGCTGAGCGCCGACGAGGTCGTACGCTTCCTGGAAGCAATCCCAAGCCTCAAGAGCCGTACCGCGTTGACCACCGTCTATGCCGCAGGCTTGCGCGTATCGGAAGTGGTCCTCTTGAAGGTTGTCGACATTGATAGCCAACGGATGTTGATCCGGGTCGAGCACGGCAAGGGCGGCAAGGACCGTTACGTTATGCTCTCGCCGCAGCTTTTGAGGATTCTGCGGACGTATTGGCGGCTCACTCGGCCAAAACGATGGCTATTTCCCGGCCGCGACGACGAGCGTCCGCTCGTCCCGAACGTGCTGCACGCCGCCTGCCGTTCAGCCTGTGCTGCGGCCGGCTTGAGCAAGTCGGTGACCGTGCATACGCTGCGGCACACATTCGCGACCCATCTCCTGGAGAACGGGGCCGACGTGCGCATCATCCAGGTGCTGCTCGGCCATGCCAGTCTGGCCAGCACGGCGCGCTATACCCAAGTCGCCACAAAGACCATCAGCAATACGCCAAGTCCACTTGACTGGCTCCGCCTGGAGGTCGTGCCGCCCGGCTGAGCGGACCTGATGGCTCCGATTCTGGAGGTGGCGGATATCTTCCGCCGCTACGGCGAAGCGTTTCGGCAAGCCCGTGCCGAGCATTTGGGCCGCGTCGAGCGGCGCGTCATGGGCGCGATCACGGCATGCGGCAGTGCTCGGCGGCCACGTCGAGCAGTGCGACGACTGCGGCGCCACACGGATCGCCTACAACTCCTGTCGCAATCGGCACTGTCCGAAGTGCCAGGGCGCGGCGCGCGCGCAATGGCTTGCCGAGCGGCAAGCCGAGCTCCTTCCCGTGCCGTATTTCCACGTCGTCTTCACCATGCCGGCCTCCGCCGCGGAGATCGCCTTCCAGAACAAGGCCGTCATCTATGCCATCCTGTTCCGCTGCGCTACCGAGACGCTCACCACCATCGCGGCCGACCCCAAGCACCTCGGCGCCCAGCTCGGCGTGACCGCCGTCCTCCATACCTGGGGCCAGACCCTGCAACACCATCCGCATCTCCACTGTGTCGTGCCTGGTGGTGGACCTTCGCCCGACGGCATCCGCTGGGTCGCTTGCCGGCCCGGCTTCTTCCTGCCGGTGCGCGTCCTCTCTCAACTGTTCCGCCGCCTGTTTCTGCAAGAGCTGCAAGCTGCCTTCGTGGCTGGCCAGTTGGGCTTTTTTGGTGATCTCGCCCGTCTCGCCGATCCCGCCGCGTTTACCCAGCGGCTCGATCAGCTCCGTCGGACCGACTGGGTCGTCTACGCCAAGCCGCCATTCGGTGGGCCCGAACAGGTGCTGGCTTATCTCGGCCGCTATACGCATCGCGTCGCCATCGCCAACAGCCGGCTGATCTCACTCGCCGATGGGAAGGTGAGCTTTTCCTGGAAGGACTATCGGCAGAATCGCAAGGCCAAAGTGATGACGCTTGATGCCGATGAGTTCATGCGTCGCTTTCTCCTGCACACCCTGCCGGACGGCTTTCACCGCATCCGCCACTATGGCTTTCTCGCCAATGGCGGACGCAACGATAAAATCGTCCTCTGCCGTCAACTCCTTGACGTCCGCAACGCTCCGGCTGATCAAGAAGCCGGCGGCGATCCCCTCGTCAAATGCGAGATCCCGGTCCGCCCGCATTGCGGCGGCACCATGCGGCGCATCGACGTCGTCCCGCAAGCCTGCGCGCGCGACCATCCGTTTCGTTGTGACACGTCATGACCAGCGCCTGCATCATCCACCCCTTCCGTGATCACCTTCGCGGTGGCAACGTCCGATGTCGCCGTGGCCGCGCTCGTCACCACTCACCCCGTCAGTCATGCGGCCGCGCATCCCAGCACAGCAAATCGCTCGCGGCATCGTGCTCTCGGACCGAGCAATGGCGCCGCTCACGTCCGATCAATCACTCGCCGACGCACGGCCGCCACAGGCGCGCCTTCTCCGCAGTTGCTCCGGCTGCACTATCCCCATAGCGCCCACAACTCCGCGGCTTCGTTCAATCCGGCTTCTATGAGGTCGCACGCGCCACCGCGTACGCGGCTCGCGCCTGCTACGCGACCTCACAGAACCCTCAAGATTCCCGAATCGATTTTTCAATGATTCATGGGTGGTCGGCTCTTGGAGGGCTGACCATGGCGGGATGGGAAGACGAACTCGAACGCTGGCTAATGCCGTTCTTGGACCGGCTGGGTCATAAGACCCGACAGCGGATGTGTCCTGTATGTTGCGGGATTGATCGGTCCTGGCGATCGCAAGAGCGTTCAGCCGATGGCGGAACGCCTTGCCACGAGCAACTACGACCAGTTGCACCATTTCATTGCGGACGGTGTCTGGGACGCGACGCCGCTGGAGACAGAGCTGCTCAACCAGGCAGACCGACTTGTCGGCGGCAGGGATGCGGTGTTGGTTATCGATGACACCTCACTGCCGAAGAAGGGTGAGCGCTCGGTCGGTGTTGCGGCTCAATACGCGTCGGCTCTCGGTAAAACGGCAAATTGCCAGACGCTGGTGTCTTTAACGCTTGCGCGCGGCGAAGTGCCAGTGATGGTCGCGTTACGTCTCTTTCTGCCTGACAGTTGGACGAGCGACTTGTCTCGTTTGAAGCGCGCTCGCGTGCCAGTCGAACACCGAACGCCACGGTCCAAGCCGGAGATTGCTTTGGCCGAGATTGACCGCGCGATGGCAGCCAACCTGCGCTTTGGATGTGTGCCGGCGGATGCAGGATACGGCCTCAGCGCACCGTTTCGACAAGGGCTAACAGAGCGCGGGTTGGCCTGGGCGGTCGGTATCCCTCGTCACCAGAAAGTGTATCCGGTCGATGTGAAGCTCATTTGGCCGATCACCAAAGTCCGTGGCAAACCACGAAAGCACTACGTGCCCGATATCTTATCGATTGCGGCAGAACAAATGCTGGCCAGCGCCAAATGGAAAACCGTGAGTTGGCGTAGCGGGACGAAAGGTCGGCTCAAAGCCCGATTTGCTGCTCTCCGTGTCCGGACCGCCGACGGCCCTGCGCAGCGGATATGGGATAAAGGCCAGCAGCATCTACCAGGTGACGAAGCTTGGCTCATTGGCGAGCAACGTGCCTCCGGGGAGAAGAAATACTATCTCGCCAATCTTCCAGCGGCGACGGATCTGCGCACGCTGGCCGCCACCATCAAGGCACGGTGGATTTGTGAGCAGGCGCATCAGCAGTTGAAGGAGGAGCTTGGACTTGATCACTTCGAAGGGCGATCATGGCAAGGTCTTCATCGCCACGCCCTGATGACAATGATTGCCTACGCCTTTCTGCAACATCGCCGCCTCGCATACGCGGGGCGGAAAAAAAAGAATCAACGGGCCTCCGCCTCAGCCAACCATGCCCGCCGTACGTCACGCCATCGTTGATCTCATCCTTCGGCCGCCGCCTCAGCAGTGCCCATATTGCCGAAAGCAAATCCCCGAAAAACAGTGGCGCAAACACATTCTGCCAAAGTAGTGCTAGTGGCTTGGAATGTGCGTCGGATTCGGGCGAAACGCGGTATTTCCCAAGAGAGATTGGCTTACCAAGCCGGGATTGACCGCTCTTACATGGCCAGTCTTGAGCGGCAATCGAAAAATCCGACAATTGATCTCCTCGATCGCATCGCCGAAACGCTGGGCGTTCATTTGTCCGAATTCTTTGCTCGGCCGTCCAAACATGCGGTGTCTTGCAAGACCTCGCCTAAACGCCGTAAGTCAGCGCGTCTCGGCAAGCCGCGTGTCCAAAAGAACAAACGCAACGGTCCGACGCCACAGAATTTCGAATGAGGCCTCGGCGAGAAGCTTGGAGCCCGAACAGATCGGGCGCCGGCTTTCGCACCAGCCGATGCACGCCCGCGTAGGCTATCAACTCGCGGCCTTGAACCGGCAACCCTCGATATCACTGGTGAGCCAGCTACGCTGGCGAGGCTACAGGCACGCAGCAGCGGCTCCTCGTCGACCTTGAACCCGATCATGGCGAATTCGCCGCTGCGGAAGCGGAACGACGAATCCCGCGTGGTGGTGAAGCTGAAGAGATTGTCGGCCCAGTGGGGGCTACTAAGCTATGAAGATGGAGATGCGGGCGGCAATACGGAATCCCTGATACCGGCGAATGGATCCAGCATGTCTCGCCTACTGGGACACGATCTTCGGCGGTTACTTCTCGTCCTATGGCGCCATCTTTGACGCCACGACAAAGGCGTGCCGATGGTGTCTGTGTCGACTACTATACCGCATTCCAGAGCGACCAGTTTGGCCAGTGTCGAGCAAGCGGGGATGTTGCCTATCCCGCAACAGTGGGCAGTTAGGTGCTTACACCGAAGCGGCACCGCATTTTCTACATGATGAAAACTATCTGACAGGTTCCAAATATTGGCCGCCTACAAGATCTGGCAGGGGCCTAGCTTAGCCAGCTTATGTATATAGCGGAACCTCTGTCCCGCATTTTGCGCGGGGACACGCGGCAGGTAACGGAGGTCACAGATGGCATACAAGAAACTCATCAATCAAAGCGGCCTGACACTTACGGTGTTGCTCATCACGCGCGTTGGCTCAGAGCCGAACCAGTCCGGACAGATCGTCGCAACGGCGCTACCGGTGGGTGGCAAGCAGACGATTGAGTACGGCAGTGCGCAGAATCCCTTCCTCAACGGGCTCGTGATTTCCTCATCTTCCGATGGCGCGTTTTCGAACGGGTCGCAGATCGTGACGACTCGGGGCAGCAGCTGGGATACTGTCCTGAACACGCACGATACCCTTACCTTTAGCGGAGCGGGTGGGCTGAACGTGGTGGGCTCGAACATATAACCCGCCACGGCACCGACGGTCCCGCGGTGGCGGACTTGGCCGCTCCTGGAGCCGATCCTGGCGGCGTCGCCGCCCTGCTCGGATGAGTGCAGCCGATGGACGGAAAGGCGACTCTTGTGACTTCGGCGCCCGTGCAGCGGTGATCACCCGTGCCGGGGTGTTGGATGACTTCGCCGGAGACGAACCATGATGCCTTCACTTTGGTTGTCCAACAGGACCCCAGGTGCTCTGAAGAAAGGCCCGCGAGTTCATGAAAGGACCGCGCGGGATCATCATGGAATGACGGTATAGCATATGAGTACCAATCTTATGTTGCACGAGCCGCCCAACGCGCTGCGGCTGATCACACAGGCGTATACGAGCCTTCTCATTATCGGCTTCGCCCTGCTGCCCACTCAGTTCATCGCTTACCTTTATTTCCAGCAGGATCCCGCGCTGAAGTTTGAAGACCACCTGTTCCACGAATTCGCCATCGCCGTCGCCACCCTCGAGGGGCTGTTCGTCACATATGTGACGTGGCGTTGCTATCGGTCTTCAGGCGAGCCGTTGTTGCGGTGGTTGACCCTTGGCTTTCTGGCCTTCGTGCTGATCTATTCGCTGCACGGCGCCTTCACCGGGATGGCACATCGCAATATTTGGCTGTTTCTGCTCTATGGGCCGGCGTCGCGTCTGGCGATGTCGATTTTGCTCTTCGTAGGGCTACTCAGCTACAACCAGCCGTCAGACGAGCTTGAGAAGCGCTCGGACACGCGCGCGTGGCTCATGTGGATTGGCCTGTTCCTTACGGTGGACCTAGCTGTCGCACTTGTCGCCTATTCACGCTATGCTGGGCATCCGGTGGTCCGCCTGTCCATGGAGGGCGGCGCATTGCTATTCAGCGCGCTGAACGTCGCGGCCTTGCTCATGCGACGGATTCACTCACCGCTGATGCTTGTTTTCGGCGTTTCTGTCACATGGTTTGCGTTATCGTCGCTCGCATTCATTTTGGCCGCGCCGTGGAATCATATGTGGTGGCTGGCTCACGCGATCTTTGCTGGCGGCTTTTTTCTGCTCAGTTATGGCGTCGTCCGAGCTTTCCGAACAACGCAATCGTTCGCGACCATCTATAGCCAGGAAGAAATGACCGCCCGCCTGGCCAAATCGATGGCTGACACTCAAAAAGCACTCCAGCAAGTGCAAATGAGCAATCAAAGGTTGGAGCGGCTCGCCGCCACCGACCCACTAACCGGTGCCGGGAATCGGCGCCACTTCATCGAGCATATCGGCGCAGAGATCGCGCGTGCCAAACGGACCGGTGCTCCATTGGCTCTGCTATCGCTCGATCTCGACCATTTCAAGGATATCAACGACTCGCGTGGTCACAGCGTCGGCGATGAGGTCCTGCGCGTATTCGTGCGAAAGTGCCTGGAGGCAATCCGGCCTTACGACTCTGTCGCGCGCGTCGGCGGTGAAGAATTCATGGTACTGCTGCCGGGGGCGACGCTCGACGCGGCTTGCGCGGTCGCCGAGCGCCTTCGGTCGGCCATCGAACGCACCGCATTCGACGTCGGAGCCGAACCGTCGGTCGGCGTCACCATCAGTGTTGGAGTGTCGGAGTTCGGGCGCGATGGAGACACGCTCGACGGGTTCTTGAACGTCGCCGACCAGCGACTCTATCGTGCAAAATTTGAAGGTCGCAACCGCGTGGTTGTCGCCTAGGTTATCCTTCATCGCTCACTTCGTCTCTGGTGCTCTGGGCCCCGACGCCCGTTCTCGCTATCATTCTCCGAGTCAAAGCCGCAACTCCACTAACAATTATTCGGTCATGGTCCATCCATTGCAACATTTGCAGGTAGATTCGCACCACAATAGGTTGCTGCCGGGAGCTGTCATGTCGTTGCTTGCTACAACAGCGCTTGACAACCATTGTTCCGTCGAGCGCTCAACTGGCAGCAGCCGCCGCACCTCGCCAAGGCGGCCGGCCCTTGGCGCGCGCCGCGATTACCGATCCGCTGGCCAGGCACTCGGCAGAATGTCGGGATCAGGGAGCACAACTGACAGGAACCTAGCGCCGATTGCTATCCCACGTGAACTAGCGGCTCGCGCTCCAGGGTGTTCAAGTGGCAGATGTAACTCGTTGCTTCGGCCGCGCTAACGATGTGCGAACTTGCAGGTCGCTCGAACACAACTTCTGCCCGGCAACTATCGCTACCCGATGGCTCATTGCAGCTTCCGAAGCCGCAACTGAAGTTCGGCAATCGGCGCAACATCTGGTTCTCAGTTAACAACCGCGCTGCGGGCACCAACCTCACTGGATCACTCTACGTTGCGAAATTTCGACTGAGATGAGAATTTCAACTCCACGATTGCCAATATTGCACTTCGATTGGAGCCGTTCTGCCACGAGAGACTTCATTGCTCTTTTCGGCGGCGTCGTTCTCGCTTCACTCTTAGCGCATCTCTATGGGCTTGGCCCCCGTTTGGCGCAGCTGGGACGGCGCTATGT from Bradyrhizobium elkanii USDA 76 harbors:
- a CDS encoding tyrosine-type recombinase/integrase; this encodes MAEISPLRRRMIEDMTVRNLSPATQQSYLNAVAKLSRYFGRSPDRLDLEDIRAFQVHLVATGMSWPALNQIVCALRFFYGVTLGHDTVPERIAYARKPRKLPVVLSADEVVRFLEAIPSLKSRTALTTVYAAGLRVSEVVLLKVVDIDSQRMLIRVEHGKGGKDRYVMLSPQLLRILRTYWRLTRPKRWLFPGRDDERPLVPNVLHAACRSACAAAGLSKSVTVHTLRHTFATHLLENGADVRIIQVLLGHASLASTARYTQVATKTISNTPSPLDWLRLEVVPPG
- the ltrA gene encoding group II intron reverse transcriptase/maturase, producing the protein MHDTEKSDSGIVAEKPTNKAGLLAAEWAEPRPGTKGNAEQQRMHRTQGRARMTQSLDRVRTAARLRKKDRFTALFHHINVDTLRAAFFALRRRAAPGVDGMTWQDYEEDLEPRLADLHKRVQRGTYRPQPSRRTYIPKADGKQRPLAIAALEDKIVQGATVIVLNAIYEGDFCGFSYGFRPGRGPHDALDALCTAIETRQVNWIIDADIQNFFGAVSQPWLVRFLEHRIGDKRIIRLIQKWLKAGILEDGVVTADDRGTGQGSVISPLLGNIYLHYALDLWAKRWRQREVSGGMIIVRYADDVVVGFEREDDARRFLDAMRARLEEFELTLHPAKTRLIEFGRHAAAQRKQRGLGKPETFAFMGFTFICGKSRRGRFQLQRKTRGDRMRTKLREIKEELRRRMHWPIPAQGRWLRQVLTGHFAYFAVPTNGRALNAFRFYLTDLWRRTLRRRSQRTCLTWDRITQITDDWLPKARILHPWPKLRFAVKHPR
- a CDS encoding helix-turn-helix domain-containing protein, with amino-acid sequence MLVAWNVRRIRAKRGISQERLAYQAGIDRSYMASLERQSKNPTIDLLDRIAETLGVHLSEFFARPSKHAVSCKTSPKRRKSARLGKPRVQKNKRNGPTPQNFE
- a CDS encoding GGDEF domain-containing protein — encoded protein: MSTNLMLHEPPNALRLITQAYTSLLIIGFALLPTQFIAYLYFQQDPALKFEDHLFHEFAIAVATLEGLFVTYVTWRCYRSSGEPLLRWLTLGFLAFVLIYSLHGAFTGMAHRNIWLFLLYGPASRLAMSILLFVGLLSYNQPSDELEKRSDTRAWLMWIGLFLTVDLAVALVAYSRYAGHPVVRLSMEGGALLFSALNVAALLMRRIHSPLMLVFGVSVTWFALSSLAFILAAPWNHMWWLAHAIFAGGFFLLSYGVVRAFRTTQSFATIYSQEEMTARLAKSMADTQKALQQVQMSNQRLERLAATDPLTGAGNRRHFIEHIGAEIARAKRTGAPLALLSLDLDHFKDINDSRGHSVGDEVLRVFVRKCLEAIRPYDSVARVGGEEFMVLLPGATLDAACAVAERLRSAIERTAFDVGAEPSVGVTISVGVSEFGRDGDTLDGFLNVADQRLYRAKFEGRNRVVVA